A DNA window from Ipomoea triloba cultivar NCNSP0323 chromosome 10, ASM357664v1 contains the following coding sequences:
- the LOC116032868 gene encoding 3-oxoacyl-[acyl-carrier-protein] synthase I, chloroplastic-like: protein MASIIAPSSGLIFKSKESSKNGASLLQYSGLKPVETMKIQPDFVAYKAQGAKCRRIKCVISRGVCAPKRETDPKKRVVITGMGLVSVFGSDVDTFYDNLLEGRSGISLIDRFDASDFSVRFAGQIHGFTSQGYIDAKNDRRLDHSWRYCLVAGKKALDDANLGKQVLNNVDKTRIGAVIGSGFGGLGVFGNGVQTLIQSGYKKITPFFIPYSITNMGSALLAIEAGLMGPTYSISTACATANYCFYSAANHIRQGEADIMIAGGTEAGITITGLGGFIACRALSQRNHEPQRASRPWDKDRDGFVIGEGCGVLVMERLDHAMKRGANIIAEYLGGATTCDAHHMTEPRTDGLGVSSCIAKSLEDAGVSPEEVNYINAHATSTVAGDIVEVNAIKKVFKDTSEIKMNGTKSLIGHGLGASGGLEAIATIKAITTGWLHPTINQYNLEPEVTIDTVPNVKKQHQVNVAISNSFGFGGHNSVIVFGPFKP from the exons ATGGCAAGCATTATTGCACCTTCTTCTGGTTTGATCTTCAAGAGCAAAGAATCATCCAAAAATGGTGCTTCCCTTTTACAGTACAGTGGGCTTAAACCAGTTGAAACCATGAAAATTCAACCTGATTTTGTTGCCTACAAGGCTCAAG GTGCAAAATGCAGAAGAATCAAGTGCGTGATATCTCGAGGTGTTTGTGCTCCAAAGCGCGAAACTGACCCGAAGAAAAGGGTTGTGATAACTGGGATGGGGCTTGTTTCGGTGTTTGGAAGTGACGTTGATACCTTCTACGATAATCTGCTGGAGGGGCGCAGTGGAATCAGCCTAATAGATAGGTTTGATGCCTCAGATTTCTCTGTTCGGTTTGCCGGCCAGATTCATGGCTTCACCTCACAAGGCTACATTGATGCAAAGAATGATCGTCGTCTAGACCATAGCTGGAGATACTGTCTTGTTGCAGGCAAGAAGGCCCTTGATGATGCTAACCTGGGCAAACAAGTTCTCAACAAT GTGGACAAAACAAGAATTGGTGCAGTGATTGGATCAGGGTTTGGAGGGTTGGGTGTGTTTGGGAATGGGGTGCAAACCTTGATTCAAAGTGGGTACAAGAAAATAACCCCATTCTTCATCCCTTATTCCATCACTAACATGGGGTCTGCATTGCTAGCCATAGAAGCTGGTTTGATGGGGCCAACATACTCCATTTCCACAGCTTGTGCAACTGCAAACTACTGTTTCTACTCTGCAGCAAATCACATCAGACAGGGCGAAGCGGATATCATGATCGCCGGGGGAACAGAAGCCGGCATTACAATCACTGGCCTTGGCGGCTTCATAGCTTGCCGTGCCTTGTCTCAGAGAAACCACGAGCCTCAAAGGGCTTCCAGGCCTTGGGATAAGGACCGGGACGGCTTCGTCATAGGAGAAGGCTGTGGCGTTCTG GTTATGGAGAGATTGGATCATGCGATGAAAAGAGGGGCTAATATTATTGCAGAGTACTTGGGAGGGGCCACAACGTGTGATGCACATCACATGACGGAACCTCGGACAGATGGGCTTGGTGTTTCATCTTGCATAGCCAAGAGCTTGGAAGATGCTGGTGTTTCTCCTGAAGAG GTGAACTACATCAATGCTCATGCAACATCAACCGTTGCTGGAGACATAGTTGAGGTTAATGCTATTAAGAAGGTGTTCAAGGATACAAGTGAGATCAAAATGAATGGAACCAAG TCACTGATTGGTCATGGACTTGGGGCTTCTGGTGGGCTTGAAGCTATTGCAACCATCAAGGCAATCACCACAGGATGGTTACACCCAACTATTAACCAATAT AATTTGGAGCCTGAAGTTACAATAGACACCGTTCCAAATGTCAAGAAACAACACCAAGTTAACGTTG CTATTTCCAACTCATTTGGTTTTGGTGGGCATAACTCAGTGATTGTGTTTGGACCCTTCAAGCCATGA